Proteins encoded together in one Telopea speciosissima isolate NSW1024214 ecotype Mountain lineage chromosome 6, Tspe_v1, whole genome shotgun sequence window:
- the LOC122665628 gene encoding aspartic proteinase CDR1-like, with product MAFMETLLSLISLLSSALLLHAAVEGPKPITLSLIHPFSPHSPFYPGNITDTEKINILIQGTKARMHNLFSTMREQNWNGSSEVDDIVATVQYTSFYFVAQVGIGSFPSFPGQKGMPYLLMIDTGSRLTWVQCEGCNPCFPLQQLNFPYNRSQSYKSIPCGDPACPTPKQDCFQAFCGFRISYGKDPGASTAGAIIRETLTFPSDFGGIESYNNLFLGCGFKSYGYTFPQQNKIGGILGLGFGGSRPLPFLNQVGKKRFSYCLLTSEHTNSQLYIGEGAKMIGPQVQSTPLLRGSNEALYYLDLQDISIQNIRLRLQALFSGGSTIDSGFPLTVLHPNVYGRVRIGFVQYFAQFHIQPYDSRSKPRDLTLDLCFPNPSGFDMYPTMTFHFRGANLVVRPPGIFATGKNYICVLLKSGPVTTIGAFQQSRYKFSYDFELGDRTRGEIGALRFAPEDCGSPT from the coding sequence ATGGCTTTCATGGAGACTTTGTTATCTCTAATTTCTCTACTCTCAAGTGCTTTGCTACTACATGCAGCTGTTGAAGGTCCCAAGCCCATCACTTTAAGTCTTATTCACCCATTCTCGCCCCACTCACCTTTCTATCCAGGGAACATAACAGATACGGAGAAGATTAATATACTTATTCAGGGCACAAAAGCTCGTATGCATAATCTATTCTCGACGATGAGAGAACAAAACTGGAATGGTAGCAGTGAGGTTGACGACATAGTGGCAACAGTGCAATACACTAGTTTTTACTTTGTAGCCCAGGTGGGTATAGgttcatttccatcttttcctGGCCAAAAAGGGATGCcttatttgttgatgattgaCACAGGAAGTCGATTAACATGGGTTCAATGTGAAGGTTGCAATCCTTGCTTTCCCCTACAACAACTTAATTTCCCATACAACAGATCTCAGAGTTACAAGTCTATTCCTTGTGGTGACCCAGCCTGTCCAACTCCAAAGCAGGATTGCTTTCAAGCGTTTTGTGGATTCAGAATAAGTTATGGGAAGGACCCTGGGGCCTCAACAGCAGGAGCCATTATAAGAGAGACCTTAACCTTCCCTTCTGATTTTGGAGGTATAGAATCTTACAATAATTTATTCTTGGGTTGTGGCTTTAAGAGCTATGGCTATACATTTCCACAACAGAATAAAATTGGTGGGATTTTGGGCTTAGGGTTTGGAGGCAGTAGACCTCTTCCCTTCCTGAACCAAGTAGGCAAAAAACGCTTTTCTTATTGCCTATTGACCTCTGAACACACCAATTCTCAGTTATATATTGGAGAAGGTGCAAAGATGATAGGACCACAAGTGCAATCAACACCATTGCTGAGAGGATCAAATGAAGCACTATACTATTTGGACTTGCAGGATATTAGTATCCAAAACATTCGCCTTAGACTACAGGCATTGTTCTCTGGGGGTTCTACCATAGATTCAGGATTTCCGCTAACTGTACTTCATCCTAATGTTTATGGTCGTGTGAGAATTGGCTTTGTTCAGTACTTCGCACAGTTTCATATTCAACCATACGATAGTAGAAGTAAACCAAGAGATTTGACATTAGATCTCTGTTTTCCTAATCCGTCTGGTTTTGATATGTATCCAACTATGACATTCCATTTCAGAGGAGCTAACCTTGTTGTGCGACCCCCCGGTATATTTGCGACAGGAAAAAATTATATTTGTGTTTTACTTAAATCAGGCCCTGTTACAACAATTGGAGCTTTTCAGCAATCGCGATACAAATTCTCCTATGATTTTGAGTTGGGAGATAGAACACGAGGAGAAATTGGTGCTCTTCGCTTTGCTCCTGAGGATTGTGGGTCCCCTACTTAA